One segment of Streptomyces sp. YIM 121038 DNA contains the following:
- the rpsF gene encoding 30S ribosomal protein S6: MRHYEVMVILDPDLEERAVSPLIENFLSVVREGNGKVEKVDTWGRRRLSYEIKKKPEGIYSVIDLQAEPAVVKELDRQMNLNESVLRTKVLRPETH, from the coding sequence ATGCGTCACTACGAGGTGATGGTCATCCTCGACCCCGATCTCGAGGAGCGCGCTGTCTCCCCGCTGATCGAGAACTTCCTCTCCGTCGTCCGTGAGGGCAACGGAAAGGTCGAGAAGGTCGACACCTGGGGCCGTCGTCGTCTCTCGTACGAGATCAAGAAGAAGCCCGAGGGCATCTACTCGGTCATCGACCTGCAGGCCGAGCCTGCGGTCGTCAAGGAGCTCGACCGCCAGATGAACCTGAACGAGTCGGTCCTCCGGACCAAGGTCCTCCGCCCCGAGACCCACTGA